A genomic window from Vagococcus sp. CY52-2 includes:
- a CDS encoding chloride channel protein has translation MKELIKRQTILIISSVVIGLIVGGLDTFFGKILIWVSTIRVEYFYQLIPFLAFSGMIFMHLFMKYGKESYKGMSLVFEAGHETRQEITLRLIPFVMVGTWMTHLFGGSAGREGVAVQLGSTVSSWFGRLIKQEELTSHFIIIGIAAGFAGLFETPIAATFFALEVLVVGTLRHDVLFPTLIGAFVASQTSKQLGLEKFQVLLTTKLDIDLSLFITLVLLGVLFGLTGRLFVGLVEYTKGYLSKLIKNPVIKIGIGGVILSVLLMLLGQGRYSGLGTNLIEMSFTNQSVHYYDWLLKLLLTVLTLSVGFLGGEVTPLFSIGATLGVVLGQLIGLPIELTAALGYASVFGSATNTLFAPIFIGGEVFGFSYLPFFVIVCVTSFVSAKGKSIYPLQKYN, from the coding sequence ATGAAGGAGTTAATTAAAAGACAAACCATTTTAATAATTAGTAGTGTTGTTATTGGGTTAATAGTTGGTGGATTAGATACTTTTTTTGGTAAAATATTGATTTGGGTATCCACTATTAGGGTGGAATATTTCTATCAGCTTATACCATTTTTAGCCTTTTCTGGTATGATTTTTATGCATTTATTTATGAAGTATGGCAAAGAAAGTTATAAAGGTATGTCTCTTGTTTTTGAAGCAGGGCATGAAACAAGACAGGAGATTACATTGAGATTGATTCCTTTTGTTATGGTTGGAACATGGATGACGCATCTATTTGGTGGAAGTGCTGGTAGAGAAGGTGTCGCTGTTCAACTTGGATCAACAGTGTCAAGTTGGTTTGGGCGACTCATAAAACAAGAGGAGTTAACAAGTCATTTTATCATTATCGGGATTGCAGCAGGTTTTGCTGGATTATTTGAAACCCCTATTGCGGCGACTTTTTTTGCGTTGGAAGTTTTAGTAGTAGGAACATTACGTCATGATGTACTATTTCCTACGTTGATTGGGGCTTTTGTAGCAAGTCAGACATCAAAACAATTAGGATTGGAAAAATTTCAGGTTCTATTAACGACAAAATTAGACATTGATTTATCGTTGTTTATTACTTTAGTTTTATTAGGAGTATTATTTGGGTTAACTGGTCGATTATTTGTCGGACTTGTAGAGTATACTAAAGGGTATTTGAGCAAATTAATTAAAAATCCCGTTATTAAAATAGGAATAGGTGGGGTAATTTTAAGCGTATTATTGATGCTATTGGGACAAGGTAGATACTCTGGCTTAGGAACAAATCTTATCGAGATGTCATTTACTAACCAATCAGTTCATTATTATGATTGGTTATTAAAATTATTATTGACTGTGTTAACCTTATCAGTCGGATTTCTAGGCGGAGAAGTCACACCATTATTTTCTATTGGGGCGACATTAGGTGTTGTCTTGGGTCAATTAATTGGGTTACCAATAGAACTGACCGCAGCATTGGGATATGCGAGTGTTTTTGGTAGTGCAACGAACACCCTTTTTGCGCCTATTTTTATTGGAGGAGAAGTATTTGGTTTTAGTTATTTACCTTTCTTTGTTATTGTCTGTGTGACATCATTTGTATCTGCAAAAGGAAAGAGCATCTACCCCTTACAAAAATACAATTAA
- a CDS encoding DUF4767 domain-containing protein translates to MNKKWKKILLLCGMLVSVTACGKSDNFDQSMQKTKEAIVEKKFEQAEGFVEMALESKPKDEEAKNYQSQLKRYINALDKKEKKKYDEAKASLDAVIKIEHGSDKLVEYAKKEKTEISQMKKEAEKDDSKKEEKTTESSDKKEAASNTVWNDSKRDSLRGFMAQFSNKMGQDYKEYSKTSSVDLYGVNVPGDIFSGEWTMAINNQPVKVEWSETGEGSLPYQLVAVYSDADTQPYLQKHVYFFIIENGQPKVYVTQQNQGNNENYLHFSETQNTDIKAGFSQIVGGDVAQSTQSTSTSYENNKLLAAKVLIKMTNLTESNVSSLLNSTTTYSLYPNKSLQIWETGVYLPEDVTVISGNPLAAGMFTYHNNEDGTVTLYPVPSHYQDKEWDDPVKGKELANKVISDASVINIKDVSDDLANKLIPIIENDI, encoded by the coding sequence ATGAATAAAAAATGGAAAAAAATATTATTACTATGTGGCATGTTGGTGAGTGTTACAGCTTGTGGGAAGAGTGATAACTTTGATCAATCAATGCAAAAGACAAAAGAAGCGATTGTTGAGAAAAAATTTGAACAAGCTGAAGGATTTGTAGAAATGGCTTTGGAAAGTAAACCAAAAGATGAAGAAGCAAAAAACTATCAAAGTCAATTAAAACGTTACATTAATGCGCTGGATAAAAAAGAAAAGAAAAAATACGACGAAGCCAAGGCTAGTTTAGATGCTGTTATAAAAATTGAACATGGCTCTGATAAATTAGTAGAGTATGCCAAAAAAGAAAAAACAGAAATATCTCAGATGAAAAAAGAAGCCGAAAAAGATGACAGTAAAAAAGAAGAAAAAACAACGGAGAGTTCGGATAAAAAAGAAGCAGCATCAAATACTGTATGGAATGATAGTAAAAGAGATAGTCTAAGAGGATTTATGGCACAATTCAGTAATAAAATGGGACAAGATTACAAAGAATATAGCAAAACAAGTAGTGTTGATTTATATGGTGTCAATGTTCCAGGAGATATCTTTAGTGGTGAGTGGACTATGGCAATCAACAATCAACCAGTAAAAGTTGAATGGTCAGAAACGGGAGAAGGTAGCTTACCTTATCAATTAGTGGCTGTTTATTCAGATGCTGATACACAGCCTTATTTACAAAAACATGTGTATTTCTTTATTATTGAAAACGGGCAACCAAAAGTTTATGTGACACAACAAAATCAAGGAAATAATGAAAATTACCTTCACTTTAGTGAAACACAAAACACTGATATTAAGGCTGGATTTAGTCAGATTGTAGGTGGAGATGTAGCACAGTCAACTCAATCAACATCAACAAGTTATGAAAACAATAAATTATTAGCAGCCAAAGTATTGATAAAAATGACTAACTTAACCGAGTCAAATGTGAGTAGCTTACTAAATTCAACCACAACTTACAGTTTATATCCAAATAAATCTTTACAAATCTGGGAAACGGGTGTTTATTTACCGGAAGATGTAACAGTTATTTCAGGAAACCCTCTAGCGGCAGGGATGTTTACATACCATAATAATGAAGATGGCACAGTGACTTTATATCCTGTTCCTAGTCATTATCAAGATAAAGAATGGGACGATCCTGTAAAAGGAAAAGAACTTGCCAATAAGGTAATTTCAGATGCGTCAGTTATTAACATTAAAGATGTTTCAGATGACTTAGCCAATAAGCTTATTCCAATCATTGAGAATGATATATAG
- a CDS encoding PaaI family thioesterase yields MNALDYLDIKIEDVLKEKVILTMVVDVKHLQPFGLMHGGMNAVLIETATSIGSNESIDTTKQVAVGLDIQVNHLKSAVKGDTLTVVAVPDHIGKTTQVWQAEITNQKQQKVSVGRCTLMVKNK; encoded by the coding sequence GTGAATGCTTTAGATTATTTAGACATTAAAATCGAAGACGTTTTAAAAGAAAAGGTCATCTTAACTATGGTAGTTGATGTGAAACACTTACAACCTTTTGGCTTAATGCACGGTGGGATGAATGCTGTTTTGATTGAAACAGCAACAAGTATTGGATCAAATGAGTCAATAGATACAACCAAGCAAGTTGCTGTTGGACTTGATATTCAAGTCAATCATCTTAAAAGTGCCGTCAAAGGTGATACGTTAACGGTTGTAGCCGTCCCTGATCATATTGGAAAAACAACACAAGTTTGGCAAGCTGAAATCACTAATCAAAAGCAACAAAAAGTCAGCGTGGGAAGATGCACGCTGATGGTAAAAAATAAGTAA
- the menB gene encoding 1,4-dihydroxy-2-naphthoyl-CoA synthase, whose amino-acid sequence MYDWKTIKEYDEILFTQHGKIAKISINRPQVHNAFTPKTVFELIDAFTISRDMTDIGVIILTGEGELAFCSGGDQKVRGHGGYVGEDQIPRLNVLDLQRLIRVIPKPVIAMVKGWSIGGGNVLQLVCDLTIAADNAMFGQTGPNVGSFDGGYGSGYLARVVGHKKAKEVWFMTKQYTAEEALEMGWINTVAPLDKVEEVTMEWAEELLTKSPIALRMIKAAMNADTDGLAGIQQLAGDATLLYYTMDEAKEGRDSFKEKRDPDFDQFPKFP is encoded by the coding sequence ATGTATGATTGGAAAACAATTAAAGAATATGATGAAATTTTATTCACACAACATGGGAAAATAGCTAAAATTAGTATTAACCGTCCGCAGGTACATAATGCCTTTACACCTAAAACAGTGTTTGAATTAATAGATGCATTTACAATTAGCCGTGATATGACAGATATTGGGGTGATTATTTTAACGGGAGAAGGTGAGTTAGCCTTTTGTTCTGGTGGTGATCAAAAAGTACGTGGACATGGTGGATATGTTGGAGAAGACCAAATCCCTCGTTTAAATGTTTTAGATTTACAACGATTAATTCGCGTCATTCCAAAACCGGTTATTGCAATGGTTAAAGGTTGGTCCATTGGTGGCGGAAATGTGTTGCAATTAGTGTGTGATTTAACAATCGCTGCTGATAATGCCATGTTTGGTCAAACAGGACCAAACGTCGGAAGTTTTGATGGTGGTTATGGGTCAGGTTATTTAGCACGTGTGGTTGGTCATAAGAAAGCTAAAGAAGTTTGGTTTATGACAAAACAATACACAGCTGAAGAAGCTCTTGAAATGGGTTGGATTAACACAGTTGCACCTTTAGATAAAGTCGAAGAAGTGACGATGGAATGGGCTGAAGAATTACTAACTAAAAGTCCAATTGCGCTACGTATGATTAAAGCGGCAATGAATGCAGATACAGATGGCTTAGCTGGTATTCAACAATTAGCAGGAGATGCGACCCTTTTATATTACACAATGGACGAAGCCAAAGAAGGCCGCGATTCGTTTAAGGAAAAACGTGATCCTGACTTTGATCAATTTCCAAAATTCCCATAA
- a CDS encoding o-succinylbenzoate--CoA ligase — protein MLPWLTAQLETHPDKIVLYTINQSWTIAEIASEVDERAKRVMVFLSQNDKRVAILSHNSSDMYFLILALWSLGKEIVFLNTHLTTQELSYQLEDSGVKTIFVADDLKEKNFNHVQLISFSDIHCQPLLDSISYPTFSVDATASIMYTSGTTGKPKGVIQTFRNHLASSIGTQKNMNITAQDVWGCAVPMFHISGLSIVVRQLVIGCGVYILEKFDASLMSRLFKTGDITVSSVVNVMLKQLLQAYPKQGYSDKFKCLLVGGGPVSKEMLQDCFSKDIPVIQSFGMTETCSQVVALGYDDALQKIGSSGLPLDGISLVIRKNDETCEPMEIGEILLSGPNISPGYLNKSSSWTSDGYFKTGDLGYLDEDGYLYVVSRLSELIISGGENIYPAEVEQCIASLSGIMEVAVVGENDDTWGEVPVAYIVMDDTIDIEKINETCLNFLAKYKCPKKYYVVESLPRTASGKVAKRLLVNE, from the coding sequence ATGTTACCATGGTTAACAGCACAACTAGAAACACATCCAGACAAAATTGTGTTATATACTATTAATCAGTCTTGGACAATAGCAGAGATTGCTAGTGAAGTCGATGAAAGAGCCAAAAGAGTGATGGTGTTTTTATCACAAAATGATAAACGCGTCGCTATTTTGAGTCACAATTCAAGTGACATGTATTTTTTAATTTTAGCTTTGTGGTCATTAGGAAAAGAAATTGTCTTTTTAAATACGCATCTAACCACTCAAGAATTGTCATATCAACTGGAAGATTCTGGGGTGAAAACGATATTTGTCGCAGATGATTTAAAAGAAAAAAATTTCAATCACGTTCAGTTGATTTCTTTTTCGGATATCCATTGTCAACCACTGCTTGATTCGATTAGTTATCCAACCTTTTCAGTTGATGCAACAGCTTCTATTATGTATACTTCAGGCACAACTGGTAAGCCTAAAGGTGTGATCCAAACGTTTCGTAATCATTTAGCAAGTAGCATAGGGACACAAAAAAATATGAACATTACGGCTCAAGATGTTTGGGGATGTGCTGTTCCAATGTTCCATATTAGTGGTTTATCCATTGTTGTTCGTCAGTTAGTGATAGGGTGTGGAGTGTATATACTTGAAAAATTTGATGCATCTCTTATGTCTCGTTTGTTTAAAACAGGAGACATAACCGTTTCATCAGTTGTTAATGTGATGCTCAAACAATTATTACAAGCCTATCCAAAGCAAGGATATTCTGATAAGTTTAAATGTTTACTTGTTGGTGGCGGACCTGTCTCTAAAGAGATGCTACAAGATTGTTTTAGCAAAGACATTCCAGTGATTCAGTCCTTTGGTATGACTGAAACGTGTTCACAGGTAGTGGCATTAGGATATGATGATGCCCTTCAAAAAATAGGGTCATCTGGCTTACCATTAGATGGGATAAGTCTTGTCATTAGAAAAAATGATGAAACCTGTGAACCAATGGAAATTGGTGAAATACTATTATCTGGTCCCAATATTTCCCCAGGTTATCTCAATAAATCGTCGTCATGGACGTCAGATGGTTACTTTAAAACTGGTGATTTAGGATATCTTGATGAGGACGGATACTTATATGTTGTCAGTCGTTTGAGTGAACTCATTATTTCGGGTGGGGAAAATATCTATCCAGCTGAAGTTGAACAATGCATAGCAAGTTTATCCGGTATAATGGAAGTCGCTGTTGTAGGAGAGAATGACGATACATGGGGTGAAGTTCCTGTAGCATATATTGTGATGGACGACACGATAGATATAGAGAAGATAAATGAAACTTGCCTTAACTTTTTAGCGAAATATAAATGCCCAAAAAAATATTATGTCGTTGAATCCTTACCACGTACAGCTAGTGGTAAAGTGGCAAAACGATTATTAGTAAATGAGTAA
- a CDS encoding isochorismate synthase MenF, with amino-acid sequence MFNIPNDVRKLEINKPTLVSWVVNLSDILEAVVPYFYQAKKVFTTRYFWQTPDASFSIVGLGTCKEYVAQDYRDMAISREKLLKNTITNAKHSGTGPVFLGGFPFDKTVDSQKTWQELGDGYLFIPKIMVTQTNDNRFLTFNMIVESSNDLNTQWENIVSLWNTVSQSRQSESPTRQQIQANEIHVPEWLETVELAIDEITSDSDIRKIVLARELFIEATEVFSVNDVLKNCLEQQENTYVFVLEHNENAFIGATPERLLLLQENNISTACVAGSIPRGKTVGEDNQLGSQLLNDMKNQVEHQIVVEAIERDMSQITETLSEKGQPSLLKNRDIQHLFYPFSGEKKADVSFFSAIEQLHPTPALGGQPKELTTKWIREHEPINRGLYGAPIGWSSVILEEGEFAVGIRSALLSGKSATLYAGCGVVADSIPQEELKETRVKFQPMLRAIGGEENVTSK; translated from the coding sequence ATGTTTAATATACCAAATGATGTTAGAAAATTAGAGATAAATAAACCAACGTTGGTTAGTTGGGTAGTCAATTTATCCGACATTTTAGAGGCTGTTGTGCCTTATTTTTATCAAGCAAAAAAAGTATTTACCACTCGTTATTTTTGGCAAACACCAGATGCGTCGTTTTCTATTGTGGGCTTAGGCACATGTAAAGAATATGTGGCACAAGATTACCGTGATATGGCGATTAGTCGTGAAAAATTGTTGAAAAACACGATAACGAATGCTAAACACAGTGGAACTGGACCTGTTTTTTTAGGTGGATTTCCTTTTGATAAAACTGTTGATAGTCAAAAAACATGGCAAGAGTTAGGGGATGGGTATCTCTTTATACCTAAAATCATGGTAACCCAAACAAATGATAATCGCTTTTTAACGTTCAATATGATTGTAGAATCAAGTAATGATTTAAATACACAGTGGGAAAACATCGTGTCATTGTGGAATACGGTTAGTCAAAGTAGACAATCTGAGTCACCAACTCGTCAACAGATACAAGCTAATGAAATTCATGTTCCAGAGTGGTTAGAGACGGTTGAATTGGCGATTGATGAGATAACCTCTGATAGTGATATTAGAAAAATTGTTTTAGCACGAGAGTTGTTTATAGAGGCAACAGAGGTCTTTTCAGTGAATGATGTTTTAAAAAATTGTCTAGAGCAACAAGAAAATACGTATGTTTTTGTTTTAGAACATAACGAGAATGCTTTTATAGGTGCCACACCAGAAAGATTGTTGTTACTACAAGAAAATAACATTTCAACAGCGTGTGTAGCAGGGTCTATACCACGTGGAAAAACAGTAGGAGAAGATAATCAACTTGGCAGTCAATTATTAAATGACATGAAAAATCAAGTGGAGCACCAAATCGTTGTAGAGGCAATTGAGCGTGATATGAGCCAGATTACTGAAACTTTATCGGAAAAAGGTCAGCCATCATTATTAAAAAACCGAGACATACAACATTTGTTTTACCCATTTAGTGGCGAAAAAAAAGCTGATGTATCATTTTTTTCAGCTATCGAGCAGTTACATCCAACGCCAGCATTAGGTGGACAACCCAAAGAGTTGACAACAAAATGGATTAGAGAACATGAACCAATCAACCGTGGCTTGTACGGAGCCCCAATTGGTTGGAGTTCAGTGATACTTGAGGAAGGGGAATTCGCGGTAGGCATTCGTTCGGCACTTTTATCAGGAAAATCAGCAACGTTATATGCAGGCTGTGGGGTTGTAGCGGACTCTATTCCTCAAGAAGAATTAAAAGAAACACGTGTGAAATTTCAGCCAATGTTACGTGCGATAGGAGGAGAAGAAAATGTCACATCAAAGTAG
- the menD gene encoding 2-succinyl-5-enolpyruvyl-6-hydroxy-3-cyclohexene-1-carboxylic-acid synthase, whose translation MSHQSSMTNYINSFIQGLIDGGVTQAVISPGSRSTPVSILLHQRSEIKTYIDVDERSAGFFAVGLSKASQKPVALVCTSGTAAANYLPAVSEAKQSNVPLVVVTTDRPHELRDNGAPQTMNQLNMYGSQVKQFVEMALPEGTEEMYQYAYVQGAKLSNLSYSLPQGPVHLNLPLREPLLPDLDLAVPKVKSVNTMTGKRCLSNAEIEKISQNWSGKKGTFVVGPSFDEEAVRQLVDLAEQLGWVILADPLANIRTFGINSPTISPYYDTYLRYVKEDMMPDIIVRFGKLPVSKPLNQWLATFTGDYYLVESETEWLDASKMMTTLIVSDEVDFLSNMLETQLKRADESWLELFNKLDQIVVNSIKNQDTTLFSDSNITQVVYHTMQEKDQLFISNSMPIRDLDTYLPVTKERVTIYGNRGVNGIDGVTSTAIGVAANDTTRHTRLLIGDLSCFHDTTGLAMATKYQLPITIIVINNDGGGIFSMLSQKNLPTSLFDDLFATSTNVNFEAMANMVSLDYSSAESLIELESLLNDRPNYPRLIEVRTNREENAELRRAFQQQVRQTIERDRTC comes from the coding sequence ATGTCACATCAAAGTAGTATGACAAACTATATCAATTCATTCATCCAAGGGTTGATTGATGGTGGAGTAACTCAAGCAGTGATTAGTCCAGGGTCTAGGTCTACGCCCGTGTCCATTTTATTGCACCAACGTTCAGAAATAAAAACCTATATCGATGTCGATGAACGTTCAGCGGGATTTTTTGCTGTGGGGTTGAGTAAAGCAAGTCAAAAACCAGTGGCGTTAGTGTGTACATCAGGAACAGCGGCGGCAAATTATTTACCTGCCGTGTCTGAGGCGAAGCAATCGAATGTACCGCTTGTTGTGGTGACAACAGATCGCCCACATGAATTAAGAGATAACGGTGCACCACAAACGATGAATCAACTTAATATGTATGGTTCACAAGTTAAACAGTTTGTTGAAATGGCGTTACCTGAAGGAACAGAAGAGATGTATCAATATGCTTACGTTCAAGGAGCAAAATTATCAAATCTATCTTATTCATTGCCACAAGGACCTGTTCATCTGAATTTACCGTTAAGAGAGCCACTATTACCTGATTTAGACTTAGCTGTTCCAAAAGTTAAGTCAGTTAATACAATGACTGGAAAAAGGTGTCTATCAAATGCTGAGATTGAAAAGATAAGCCAAAACTGGTCAGGAAAAAAAGGCACTTTTGTTGTAGGGCCATCATTTGATGAGGAAGCAGTGAGACAATTAGTTGACTTGGCAGAACAATTAGGTTGGGTTATTCTAGCTGATCCGTTAGCAAACATTCGAACTTTTGGCATAAATAGTCCCACAATTTCACCATACTATGATACGTATTTACGTTATGTCAAAGAAGATATGATGCCTGATATCATTGTGCGATTTGGAAAACTGCCTGTTTCAAAACCGTTAAATCAGTGGCTCGCGACATTTACAGGTGATTATTATCTAGTAGAGTCTGAAACAGAATGGTTAGATGCATCAAAAATGATGACAACATTAATCGTGTCAGATGAAGTCGACTTTTTATCCAATATGTTAGAAACTCAGTTAAAAAGGGCTGATGAAAGTTGGCTAGAATTATTTAATAAATTAGACCAAATCGTTGTAAACAGCATAAAAAACCAAGATACAACATTGTTTAGTGACAGTAATATCACCCAAGTCGTTTATCACACGATGCAAGAAAAGGATCAATTGTTTATCTCAAATAGTATGCCTATTAGAGATTTAGATACATATCTTCCTGTCACGAAAGAAAGAGTTACTATTTATGGTAATCGTGGGGTAAACGGAATAGACGGGGTAACCTCAACTGCTATAGGTGTAGCAGCAAATGATACAACACGTCACACACGACTATTGATAGGGGACTTATCTTGTTTTCATGACACGACAGGTTTGGCTATGGCGACAAAATATCAATTACCTATTACGATTATTGTGATAAACAATGATGGTGGTGGAATATTTTCAATGCTATCTCAAAAAAACTTACCGACTTCGTTGTTTGATGATTTATTCGCTACCTCAACTAATGTTAATTTTGAAGCTATGGCTAACATGGTATCGCTGGATTATTCGTCTGCTGAATCCTTAATTGAGTTAGAAAGCTTACTTAACGACCGACCGAATTATCCAAGATTGATTGAAGTTCGTACTAATCGAGAAGAAAACGCAGAGTTAAGAAGAGCGTTCCAACAACAAGTACGTCAGACAATAGAACGTGATAGGACATGCTAA
- the menH gene encoding 2-succinyl-6-hydroxy-2,4-cyclohexadiene-1-carboxylate synthase — protein MKPTLLCLHGFTGTSQTFHFLHAIKTHNVIAIDLIGHGKTSIFVHPYRYTSEQQVKDLEEIREFLNLDKIDLLGYSMGGRLALAYAFEYPTRVNSLILESSSPGLAEADSRGNRRQSDNRLACLLLDKGIEKFVDYWETIPLFDTQKTLSQTVRETIRQERLSQQAIGLAMSLHYFGTGTQPSLWRKLEKEYPFHPYFLVGQKDVKFVSLAKQMNQLMKESTVIEFEDSGHCIHVEKPAVFLATVIQLLE, from the coding sequence ATGAAACCAACATTACTGTGTTTGCATGGGTTTACTGGAACATCACAAACGTTTCATTTTTTACATGCTATCAAAACCCATAATGTTATCGCGATTGATCTGATAGGGCACGGAAAGACAAGTATCTTTGTTCACCCTTATCGTTATACAAGTGAACAACAGGTAAAAGATTTGGAAGAGATACGTGAGTTTTTAAATCTAGATAAAATAGATCTGTTGGGTTACTCAATGGGAGGACGTCTTGCATTGGCTTACGCATTTGAATATCCGACACGAGTCAATTCACTGATTCTGGAAAGTTCTTCCCCAGGGTTAGCTGAAGCTGATTCAAGGGGGAATCGTCGCCAATCAGATAATCGTTTAGCTTGTTTATTGCTAGATAAGGGGATTGAAAAATTTGTTGATTACTGGGAGACGATCCCTTTATTTGATACACAAAAGACGTTGTCACAAACAGTTCGTGAGACTATTAGACAGGAACGACTGTCGCAACAAGCAATCGGACTTGCTATGAGCTTGCACTATTTTGGTACAGGGACTCAACCATCACTATGGAGGAAATTAGAAAAAGAGTATCCTTTTCATCCTTATTTTTTGGTTGGACAGAAAGACGTTAAGTTTGTATCACTGGCTAAGCAGATGAATCAGCTTATGAAAGAATCAACGGTGATTGAGTTTGAAGATAGTGGTCATTGCATTCATGTTGAAAAACCAGCAGTGTTTTTAGCAACAGTGATACAACTTTTAGAGTGA
- the menC gene encoding o-succinylbenzoate synthase: MNITKIESYHVQLPLVAPFKTSYGFLSHKAMDILVVTDELGNQGYGELVAFKQPDYTEETLETARLILANHLIPLLVQSQITHPDDVTRLFSVIRGNWMAKSSLETAIWDLYAKRHKKSLAELFSSQTDKLSVGVSIGIQKSVQDLIEVVSRYVAEGYTRIKLKIAPNQDVDFVKAVRSHFPEMLLMVDANSAYDLDSLTIFKELDTYQLSMIEQPFGYSDFLEHAELQKNIETPICLDENIRSVEDVMLGHRLGSLGAVNLKISRVGGVTQAQKIVEYCKNNGLGLWCGGMFESGVGRALNLAFASQEGFNFPGDISASTRYFKEDIINETFELENGRLSVPRETGLGVTLNKEMLEKYGHYHVMYVK, encoded by the coding sequence ATGAATATCACAAAAATAGAGAGTTATCATGTGCAACTACCTTTAGTGGCACCATTTAAAACAAGTTATGGCTTTTTATCGCATAAAGCGATGGATATTCTTGTTGTGACAGATGAACTTGGTAACCAAGGATACGGGGAATTAGTAGCGTTTAAACAACCTGATTATACAGAAGAAACATTAGAAACAGCTCGGTTGATTCTAGCTAATCATTTAATTCCGTTGTTAGTTCAGTCACAGATTACTCATCCCGATGATGTCACACGATTATTTTCTGTAATACGTGGAAACTGGATGGCTAAATCTTCTTTAGAAACAGCAATTTGGGATTTGTATGCAAAAAGGCATAAAAAAAGTTTGGCAGAACTATTTAGTAGTCAGACTGATAAATTATCTGTTGGGGTGAGTATTGGCATTCAAAAAAGCGTACAGGATTTGATTGAAGTGGTATCACGTTATGTGGCTGAAGGATATACTCGGATAAAATTAAAAATAGCACCCAATCAGGATGTAGATTTTGTGAAAGCTGTAAGAAGTCATTTTCCAGAGATGCTTTTAATGGTGGATGCAAATTCTGCTTATGATTTAGACAGTCTAACTATTTTTAAAGAACTAGACACGTATCAACTATCGATGATTGAGCAACCTTTTGGCTATTCAGATTTTTTAGAACATGCTGAACTTCAAAAGAATATTGAAACACCGATTTGTCTAGATGAAAATATTCGTAGTGTAGAAGACGTGATGTTAGGTCATCGTTTAGGTAGCTTGGGAGCTGTTAATCTAAAAATTTCGCGTGTAGGTGGTGTGACACAAGCACAAAAAATTGTTGAGTATTGTAAAAATAATGGCTTAGGACTATGGTGTGGTGGCATGTTTGAGTCAGGTGTTGGACGAGCACTTAACTTGGCTTTTGCTTCTCAAGAAGGGTTTAATTTTCCGGGTGATATTTCCGCTTCAACTCGATATTTTAAAGAAGATATCATTAATGAAACGTTTGAACTAGAAAATGGAAGGCTAAGTGTACCTAGGGAAACTGGGTTAGGTGTGACATTAAATAAAGAGATGTTAGAAAAATATGGTCACTATCATGTGATGTATGTCAAATAA